The following are from one region of the Granulicella aggregans genome:
- a CDS encoding YXWGXW repeat-containing protein, protein MKFTRIITNTLATAMLAGALMLAPQAAEARVFISVGFAPPPIPVYVQPVCPGDGYIWTPGYWQYTDDGYEWVDGQWVLAPYPGALWTPGYWGYGGSGYFWNAGYWGPTVGYYGGINYGFGYFGVGFYGGYWNHNHFFYNREYNHFGGRFTSVNVYSRHIDGFDGRPGGSSFARGVGNDHRGGTFNTAGRGGFGQNDGRGNFSSTSNGVRVANGSNLRGAYGGVNDRNGSFANNNRQSFNQPGQARPGGAYGNGFNNGGRGQAVNPGSSFRPGQGGNPGGFGGAQPRGNSGGGQPAPRANFGGGGHAAPSGGGAPHGGGGGGGNHGGPHH, encoded by the coding sequence ATGAAGTTCACGCGCATCATCACAAACACTCTCGCAACGGCAATGCTGGCCGGTGCGCTTATGCTCGCGCCTCAGGCCGCTGAAGCACGCGTCTTTATCTCTGTCGGTTTCGCTCCTCCCCCTATTCCGGTCTACGTCCAACCCGTCTGTCCCGGCGACGGCTACATCTGGACTCCCGGCTACTGGCAGTACACCGACGACGGCTACGAGTGGGTAGACGGCCAATGGGTTCTCGCCCCCTATCCGGGCGCGCTCTGGACCCCCGGCTACTGGGGCTACGGCGGCAGCGGCTACTTCTGGAATGCCGGATACTGGGGTCCGACCGTCGGATACTATGGCGGCATCAACTACGGCTTCGGCTACTTCGGCGTCGGCTTCTACGGCGGGTACTGGAACCACAACCACTTCTTCTATAACCGCGAATACAACCACTTCGGCGGTCGTTTCACTAGCGTCAACGTCTATAGTCGCCACATCGACGGCTTCGATGGTCGCCCCGGCGGCTCCAGCTTCGCCCGTGGCGTTGGCAACGATCACCGTGGCGGCACCTTCAACACCGCTGGCCGCGGCGGCTTTGGCCAGAACGACGGTCGTGGCAACTTCTCCAGCACCAGCAACGGTGTCCGCGTCGCCAATGGCAGTAACCTCCGCGGAGCCTACGGGGGCGTCAACGACCGCAACGGCAGCTTCGCCAATAACAACCGCCAGTCCTTCAACCAGCCCGGACAGGCTCGCCCCGGAGGCGCCTACGGCAATGGCTTCAACAACGGCGGACGGGGCCAGGCTGTAAACCCCGGCTCCAGCTTCCGCCCCGGCCAGGGTGGCAATCCCGGGGGCTTCGGCGGGGCACAACCCCGCGGTAACTCCGGTGGCGGCCAGCCCGCGCCCCGCGCTAACTTCGGCGGAGGCGGCCATGCAGCCCCTAGCGGTGGCGGCGCTCCCCACGGAGGCGGCGGTGGTGGCGGAAATCACGGTGGCCCGCACCACTAA
- a CDS encoding sensor histidine kinase: MLDPVALMPHAVCWAAAPKLIWTMVVTNAITFLSYLSICLTLLFLVRRTGRVIARDWAYFLVGFALFIVACGSTHLLEVITTWTPVFWVDAWTNILTAVLSAYVAIMLIRRAGRIGFGVNDYAERLQNSEAERLQLQESLISAQKIEEWSRISAAVSHEIRGPLEAIQNLQFLIQNAEGISPEIADMALSTTEEAARVLAISDSTLSFMRETKGREALDIAKALESVRFLLNPLIREKGLDFQVEVSGNCVVEAYPGEIRQILLNIIRNACEAAVGRGSRVLIQVQGEEDGVQVTVSDTGPGIDPEIMQNLFSFGKSTKGSKGNGIGLWTVKHLMDKHHGEVKVDSVVGRGTSFRLWWPAKVEQERADLLMAGD, encoded by the coding sequence ATGTTGGATCCTGTTGCCTTGATGCCTCACGCTGTCTGCTGGGCTGCCGCGCCAAAGCTGATCTGGACCATGGTGGTCACGAACGCGATCACTTTTCTGAGCTATCTCAGCATCTGTCTGACGTTGCTGTTTCTGGTCAGGCGAACCGGGCGCGTCATTGCTCGCGACTGGGCCTACTTCCTTGTGGGCTTCGCCCTGTTCATCGTAGCCTGCGGATCGACCCACCTGCTTGAAGTGATCACGACCTGGACCCCGGTCTTCTGGGTGGATGCGTGGACGAACATTCTGACGGCGGTGCTTTCGGCGTACGTGGCGATCATGCTGATCCGACGCGCGGGCCGAATCGGATTTGGCGTGAACGACTACGCGGAGAGGCTTCAGAACTCGGAGGCGGAGCGGCTGCAGTTGCAGGAGAGCCTGATCTCGGCACAGAAGATCGAGGAGTGGAGCCGCATCTCCGCAGCGGTAAGCCACGAGATTCGCGGGCCGCTTGAGGCCATCCAGAACCTCCAGTTTCTGATCCAGAATGCAGAAGGGATCTCGCCGGAGATTGCTGATATGGCACTGAGCACCACCGAAGAGGCGGCACGGGTGCTGGCGATCTCTGATTCCACGCTCTCGTTTATGCGGGAGACGAAGGGAAGAGAGGCGCTCGACATCGCGAAGGCGCTCGAATCGGTTCGCTTCCTGCTCAACCCGCTGATTCGGGAAAAGGGTCTCGACTTCCAGGTAGAGGTCTCCGGCAACTGCGTCGTCGAGGCTTATCCGGGGGAGATTCGCCAGATCCTTCTCAACATCATTCGCAACGCGTGTGAGGCAGCGGTTGGGCGTGGGTCGAGGGTGTTGATACAGGTACAGGGCGAAGAAGACGGGGTGCAGGTGACGGTAAGCGATACCGGCCCGGGGATCGACCCGGAGATCATGCAGAACCTGTTCAGCTTTGGTAAGTCGACCAAAGGGAGCAAGGGTAATGGAATTGGATTGTGGACGGTCAAGCACCTTATGGACAAGCATCATGGCGAGGTGAAGGTCGACTCGGTCGTCGGAAGAGGGACCAGTTTCCGGTTGTGGTGGCCGGCAAAGGTGGAGCAGGAGCGCGCCGACCTGCTGATGGCGGGCGATTGA
- a CDS encoding TonB-dependent receptor, whose protein sequence is MNPCRISPSSSSTFFLRLPARVMLLILFLIAGVSGLHAQFDAGAVLGTIKDPSGSNIPAATVQLLNLSKGVKVVRLTDGNGDYEFDSIQAGEYTLTVSAPGFSTSTTDPFTVTVGARQRVGLTLKLGSNSESVTVSGAASQLETETSDRGETVQTAEAVTLPLNGRSYADLSVLVPGVRKSLLGTVASNPPRDASYNANGLTSQSNNFELDGIDNNAYQEANQGYSNEAVIPSPDAIQEFKVQTDNYSAEYGRAGGAIVNATTRSGSNSFHGGVYDYLRNTNLNAFGPFIGTGVKPTLVQNQFGGTFGGPILRDKAFFFVDYEGLRSSAHLLTTAILPTATELTGLFTVDGTAAGAPVPVKNPYTGTVYANGQVPLSDPNIDPVALAVFKVLPTPNIPGAALTANNYQYLPASTTKDDKGDARVDFNLNSKQNGFFRYSQRAVQFFQPPSYPGPAGGNNNGTLYARTRQLAAGYNWTVTSSSILELRFGQTWTESGKSPAYLGQPNFLAGIPNVPQDPSYTGGLNTQTVTGFTAFGEQATNPQFTNPTQANPKVNYTWIKGHHSLKVGYEYGWLAQAISDFHPKFGSDTYSGQFSSAGKTTTPQAANLADFLFGARNNYSLNAVNEVNYKRFWHMGYVQDDWKLLPKLTINAGLRYEFMSPNFEQDNKLLNFDPVNQQLLHAGTGTDVNSTATGHVYKLHYVGGSSLADRALVNPDYKDFGPRLGLAYQVLPGTVVRGGYGISYAYLFRFGGEGLLAYNGPDNYSATLPVNQTPSQGICTSLTQDPTTCFRRTQDGYQTNFAGPTNFTTTRAQTRYTPKDFKNGYVQAYHVSVQQQLPKDATLEVSYVGNHAVHIATLEDTNQARLCTAAEISDGACVSTGTASLLNRRPIQNFTDILTETNAGFLVYNSLQTKLERRFKNGLFLINSFTWSRGINNSSADLEANNGDGAVTNIANPAGDRGPSGYNQPLNDTTSVIADLPFGHGRRYGSNAPAWQQQLLGGWQLTGINIVTSGVPIDLTYTANTNQVVSTTSSVYALRPNLVTTAGAVYGSTLTKSKSALGGYLNPAAVSGPTGAQLFGNAGRNDLRGPAFAQFDLAAHKKFTLLTDRQTLEFRIEAFNVLNSTNYISPSANIGTESATGTLSPNASFGTFSGSTSVFPSRQVQLALRLAF, encoded by the coding sequence ATGAACCCTTGCCGCATAAGTCCTTCGTCCTCTTCCACGTTTTTCCTGCGATTGCCTGCAAGGGTGATGCTGCTGATTCTGTTCCTGATTGCGGGGGTGTCGGGTCTGCACGCGCAGTTCGATGCCGGCGCGGTGCTGGGAACGATCAAAGACCCTTCGGGATCGAATATTCCGGCTGCGACCGTGCAGTTGCTGAACCTGTCCAAGGGTGTGAAGGTGGTTCGCCTGACGGATGGGAATGGCGACTACGAGTTCGATAGCATCCAGGCGGGAGAGTACACGTTGACGGTATCGGCTCCGGGATTTTCGACTTCGACGACCGATCCGTTCACGGTGACGGTGGGGGCGCGGCAGCGCGTAGGACTGACGCTGAAGCTGGGCTCCAACAGCGAGAGCGTGACCGTGTCGGGCGCAGCGAGCCAGCTTGAGACCGAGACCAGCGACCGGGGCGAGACGGTGCAGACGGCCGAGGCGGTGACGTTGCCGCTCAATGGGCGATCGTATGCCGATCTCTCGGTGCTGGTGCCCGGAGTTCGTAAGTCGCTGCTGGGTACGGTGGCGTCGAACCCGCCTCGGGACGCTTCGTACAACGCTAACGGCCTGACCTCGCAGTCGAACAACTTCGAGCTGGACGGCATCGATAACAATGCCTACCAGGAGGCGAACCAGGGTTACTCGAATGAGGCTGTGATCCCGTCGCCCGACGCGATCCAGGAGTTCAAGGTGCAGACGGACAACTACTCGGCTGAGTATGGGCGGGCCGGCGGCGCGATCGTGAATGCCACCACGCGCAGCGGCAGCAACAGCTTTCATGGCGGCGTATACGACTATCTTCGCAATACGAACCTCAACGCCTTTGGGCCTTTCATCGGCACAGGCGTGAAGCCGACGCTGGTGCAGAATCAGTTCGGAGGGACCTTTGGCGGGCCGATCCTGAGAGACAAGGCCTTCTTCTTCGTCGACTATGAGGGGCTCCGGTCGAGTGCGCATCTTCTAACGACCGCCATTCTGCCGACGGCCACGGAGCTGACTGGCCTGTTTACGGTCGATGGCACGGCGGCAGGTGCCCCGGTGCCGGTGAAGAATCCCTATACGGGAACTGTTTATGCGAACGGCCAGGTTCCGCTGAGCGATCCGAACATCGACCCGGTTGCGCTCGCCGTGTTCAAAGTGCTGCCGACCCCAAACATCCCAGGTGCGGCGCTCACCGCCAATAACTACCAGTACCTTCCTGCCAGCACTACGAAGGACGACAAGGGAGACGCCCGTGTTGACTTCAACCTGAACTCAAAGCAGAACGGCTTCTTCCGCTATAGCCAGCGCGCGGTGCAGTTCTTTCAGCCGCCGAGTTACCCCGGTCCTGCCGGTGGAAACAACAATGGGACGCTTTACGCGCGGACGCGTCAGCTGGCGGCTGGATATAACTGGACGGTGACATCGAGCTCGATCCTCGAACTTCGGTTTGGCCAGACCTGGACGGAGAGCGGAAAAAGCCCGGCCTATCTTGGACAGCCGAACTTTCTCGCAGGCATCCCGAACGTTCCGCAGGACCCCAGCTATACCGGTGGGTTGAACACGCAGACGGTCACGGGCTTTACCGCCTTCGGAGAGCAGGCGACCAACCCGCAATTCACCAACCCGACACAGGCGAATCCCAAGGTCAACTACACCTGGATCAAAGGCCACCACAGCTTGAAGGTTGGCTATGAGTACGGCTGGCTTGCGCAGGCCATTTCGGACTTCCATCCAAAGTTTGGGTCTGATACGTACTCCGGTCAGTTCAGTTCGGCGGGCAAGACGACGACGCCGCAGGCTGCCAATCTTGCCGACTTCCTCTTCGGAGCGCGGAACAACTACTCGCTAAATGCGGTGAATGAGGTGAACTACAAGCGCTTCTGGCACATGGGTTACGTGCAGGACGACTGGAAGCTGCTGCCGAAGCTCACCATCAACGCTGGACTGCGGTATGAGTTCATGTCGCCGAACTTTGAGCAGGACAACAAGCTGCTGAACTTCGATCCTGTGAATCAACAGCTTCTACATGCCGGAACTGGCACCGACGTGAATAGCACGGCGACAGGCCACGTCTACAAGCTGCACTACGTCGGCGGGAGTTCGCTCGCAGACCGGGCGTTGGTGAACCCGGACTACAAGGACTTCGGGCCGCGCCTTGGCCTCGCTTACCAGGTGCTGCCGGGGACCGTGGTTCGCGGCGGCTACGGCATCAGCTATGCGTATCTCTTCCGATTTGGCGGTGAAGGACTGCTCGCCTACAACGGGCCGGACAACTACTCCGCAACGCTGCCGGTCAACCAGACTCCGAGCCAGGGCATCTGCACCTCGCTGACCCAGGATCCGACTACCTGCTTCCGTCGCACCCAGGATGGATATCAGACTAACTTCGCCGGACCGACCAACTTCACGACGACGCGCGCGCAGACGCGTTACACGCCGAAAGACTTCAAGAACGGATATGTGCAGGCTTACCACGTCTCCGTGCAGCAGCAGTTACCGAAGGACGCGACGCTTGAAGTCTCGTACGTGGGCAACCACGCGGTGCACATCGCAACCCTGGAAGACACGAACCAGGCGCGGCTCTGCACGGCGGCTGAGATCTCCGATGGAGCTTGCGTCTCGACGGGAACCGCATCGCTGCTCAACCGGCGTCCGATTCAGAACTTCACTGACATTCTCACCGAGACCAACGCCGGCTTCCTGGTCTACAACTCACTGCAGACGAAGCTGGAGCGCCGCTTCAAGAACGGACTGTTCCTCATCAACTCGTTCACCTGGTCGCGCGGTATCAATAACTCCTCCGCCGACCTCGAAGCGAACAACGGTGATGGTGCGGTGACAAACATCGCGAATCCGGCTGGAGATCGCGGCCCGTCGGGATACAACCAGCCGTTGAACGATACGACCTCGGTGATCGCGGACCTTCCCTTTGGGCATGGACGCAGGTATGGCTCCAACGCGCCGGCATGGCAGCAGCAACTGCTTGGAGGCTGGCAACTGACGGGCATCAATATCGTCACCAGTGGCGTGCCGATTGACTTGACGTACACGGCGAACACGAATCAGGTGGTATCTACGACGAGCTCTGTCTATGCGCTGCGGCCCAACCTGGTCACGACTGCGGGCGCGGTCTACGGCAGCACGTTGACGAAGTCCAAGAGCGCGCTTGGCGGCTACCTCAACCCTGCGGCGGTCTCCGGACCTACGGGTGCGCAGCTCTTCGGCAACGCTGGCCGCAATGATCTTCGCGGGCCAGCATTCGCGCAGTTTGACCTTGCGGCGCATAAGAAGTTCACTCTGCTGACGGATCGCCAGACGCTGGAGTTCCGCATCGAGGCCTTCAACGTGCTGAACTCGACCAACTACATTAGCCCAAGTGCCAACATCGGCACGGAGAGCGCGACGGGGACGTTGAGCCCAAACGCCAGCTTCGGGACCTTCAGCGGAAGCACCAGCGTCTTCCCGTCACGACAGGTGCAACTGGCTCTTCGTCTCGCTTTCTAG
- a CDS encoding DUF1868 domain-containing protein encodes MPHETQLQSRRNFLINSSVTSLAGALPTSLFAEIAKPQVADDHDPEATPTRDTLLKFYPDGRRRAFAGNTVICHLPQQSYTRDAITALGDALRTSPFIHKLGMLPSESYHMTVFPGANDQGRTAENWPSDILRDAPISECNHIIGERMKSFHTECQLPIRVSVNPSHTLGYGRACTLRLSPADDAENRKLRTLRDRLSDAYRFRLKDHATYAFHMTLAYQVAPFTSQEQKEYQSLLERHVPEIIGTAPILELGVPEFCTFEDMYRFEIKTLLQT; translated from the coding sequence ATGCCTCATGAAACACAGCTCCAGAGCCGTCGTAATTTTCTGATCAATTCATCGGTCACATCTCTCGCTGGCGCGCTTCCAACCTCGTTGTTCGCGGAGATTGCAAAGCCCCAGGTGGCGGACGACCACGATCCGGAAGCCACCCCTACTCGCGACACACTCCTCAAGTTCTATCCCGATGGCCGCCGCCGGGCGTTTGCGGGCAATACGGTCATCTGCCACTTGCCTCAGCAGAGCTATACCCGTGACGCGATCACTGCTCTTGGCGACGCGCTTCGGACAAGTCCCTTCATCCATAAGCTCGGCATGTTGCCCAGCGAGAGTTACCACATGACGGTGTTTCCCGGTGCGAACGATCAAGGACGCACGGCTGAAAACTGGCCGTCGGATATTCTGCGCGATGCACCTATCTCCGAATGCAATCACATCATCGGTGAGCGCATGAAGAGCTTCCATACGGAGTGCCAGCTTCCTATTCGCGTGTCCGTGAACCCCAGCCATACGCTCGGCTATGGCCGTGCCTGTACGCTCCGGCTATCGCCTGCTGACGATGCGGAGAACCGCAAGCTGCGGACTCTGCGGGACCGGCTCTCGGACGCTTACAGGTTCAGATTGAAGGACCACGCCACATACGCCTTTCACATGACCCTGGCCTATCAGGTTGCTCCCTTCACTTCGCAGGAACAAAAGGAGTATCAATCGCTGTTGGAACGGCATGTTCCAGAGATTATTGGGACTGCGCCCATCCTCGAACTAGGGGTGCCTGAGTTCTGCACTTTTGAAGACATGTATCGATTTGAGATCAAGACGCTGTTGCAGACCTAG
- a CDS encoding acetamidase/formamidase family protein, producing the protein MPLKLFALPLAALAASFTATTLPAQQTLLATPTTVAWGYYSAKAKPVLTVNPGDTVTIQTLSTCGPAERLESLGVKPADIPDSVRKIYTEVPATDRGPGGHILTGPVAVTGAEPGDVLEVRIQKVQIDVPWACNGFGPGRGFLPDDFPYGRTKIIPLDRQTMTAAFAPGITIPLHPFFGSMGLAPPEGAGKYNSAPPWMHAGNIDNKEMVAGTTLFIPVNAKGGLFEVGDGHAGQGNGEVDITALETQLTGTFQFILHKAKPDDPAPLRWPRAETPTAYIAMGFNEDLKQATEMAVRNMITFLSQQNPDHPLLSREDAYALISTACDVDITQLVDTKSGVHVMCPKSLFTGSLK; encoded by the coding sequence ATGCCGCTCAAACTGTTCGCTCTGCCGCTGGCCGCTCTCGCCGCCTCGTTTACCGCAACCACGCTTCCCGCCCAGCAGACACTGCTCGCCACCCCAACAACCGTGGCCTGGGGCTATTACTCCGCGAAGGCGAAGCCGGTACTCACGGTCAATCCCGGCGACACCGTTACCATCCAGACGCTCTCCACCTGCGGCCCCGCCGAGCGCCTTGAATCCCTCGGCGTGAAGCCCGCTGACATCCCCGACTCCGTCCGCAAGATCTACACCGAGGTCCCCGCCACCGACCGCGGCCCCGGCGGCCACATTCTCACCGGCCCCGTAGCCGTCACCGGCGCTGAACCCGGCGACGTGCTCGAAGTCCGCATCCAGAAGGTTCAGATCGACGTCCCCTGGGCCTGCAACGGCTTCGGCCCTGGCCGCGGCTTTCTTCCCGACGACTTCCCCTACGGCCGCACCAAAATCATCCCGCTCGACCGCCAGACCATGACCGCCGCATTCGCTCCCGGCATCACCATCCCGCTCCATCCCTTCTTCGGCAGCATGGGCCTCGCCCCACCCGAAGGTGCGGGCAAGTACAACTCCGCTCCGCCATGGATGCACGCCGGAAACATCGACAACAAGGAGATGGTCGCGGGTACCACCCTCTTCATCCCCGTCAACGCCAAAGGCGGCCTCTTCGAGGTCGGCGACGGCCATGCCGGACAGGGCAACGGCGAGGTCGACATCACCGCCCTCGAGACCCAGCTCACCGGCACCTTCCAGTTCATCCTCCACAAGGCCAAGCCGGACGATCCGGCCCCCTTACGCTGGCCCCGCGCCGAGACGCCTACCGCCTACATCGCCATGGGCTTCAACGAAGACCTGAAGCAGGCCACCGAGATGGCCGTCCGCAACATGATCACCTTCCTGTCGCAGCAGAATCCCGACCATCCGCTGCTCTCACGCGAAGACGCTTACGCCCTCATCTCCACCGCCTGCGATGTAGACATCACCCAACTTGTTGATACCAAAAGTGGTGTCCATGTGATGTGTCCGAAGTCACTGTTCACCGGCAGCTTGAAGTGA
- a CDS encoding heavy metal translocating P-type ATPase: protein MTTSLKDQATVEIDPVCAMKVDPAKAAATAEFEGKDYYFCGKGCAAKFHADPEKYLRPKPGTTVKDPVCGMTVDPAKAAGSKEYKGTTYSFCGKGCMAKFHAEPEKYLKPKAAPSLPPEAVPGMKYTCPMDPEIIRDKPGACPKCGMALEPMTVTLDESNPELDSMMRRFWIGVALTLPLLAIMVSELLAGQPLQHLLGGGLGWFEFAVATPVVLWGGWPFFQRGWASIASRNLNMFTLIAIGSGAAYLYSVVAVVAPGVFPVSFRMADGMVGLYFEAAAVITVLVLLGQVLELKARSQTGSAIKALLGLAPKTARRVNADGSEHDVDLAEVHVGDRLRVRPGERVPTDGIVIDGASSVDESMVSGEPIPVQKEKDAKVIGGTINGTGTFTMKTERVGADTLLAQIVKMVSEAQRTRAPIQRLADRVAAYFVPAVLLAAAVTFAAWAIYGPAPQYAHALVNAVAVLIIACPCALGLATPMAIMVGTGRGAHEGILFRNAESLETMEKVDTLVVDKTGTLTEGKPKVNSVAAAGGFDETAVLRFAASLEKASEHPLAAAVLAAARERGLEPAAVEGFQSATGTGISGTVEGRSVIVGNASGIAKSGASIDGLRERAEAMQREGQTVMYVAVDGALAGLIAVADPIKATTEEALRQLRDKGVKVIMVTGDNQATAAAVAGRLGIEFEADVLPQRKAEIVKRLQSEGRIVAMAGDGVNDAPALAQANVGIAMGTGTDIAMEAGGVTLVRGDLRGVAKAHALSRATMRNIRQNLFFAFFYNAIGVPVAGGVLFPFLGVLLSPMISAAAMSFSSVSVIANSLRLRSTRI, encoded by the coding sequence ATGACGACATCTCTGAAAGATCAGGCAACAGTTGAGATCGACCCGGTCTGTGCCATGAAAGTTGACCCTGCGAAGGCGGCGGCTACAGCGGAGTTCGAGGGCAAGGATTATTACTTCTGCGGCAAAGGGTGTGCGGCAAAGTTCCATGCCGATCCCGAGAAGTATCTGAGACCAAAGCCTGGGACGACAGTCAAGGATCCGGTGTGTGGGATGACCGTCGATCCAGCGAAGGCTGCGGGGAGTAAAGAGTACAAGGGTACGACGTACTCCTTCTGCGGCAAAGGCTGTATGGCAAAGTTTCACGCCGAGCCGGAGAAGTATCTGAAACCGAAGGCTGCTCCATCTCTCCCGCCTGAGGCGGTGCCGGGGATGAAGTACACGTGTCCGATGGACCCGGAGATTATCCGCGACAAGCCTGGAGCTTGCCCGAAGTGCGGCATGGCGCTCGAGCCAATGACGGTCACGCTGGATGAGTCGAATCCGGAGCTGGACAGCATGATGCGGCGGTTCTGGATCGGGGTGGCGCTCACACTGCCGCTGCTCGCGATCATGGTGTCGGAACTGCTTGCTGGGCAGCCCTTGCAGCATCTCCTGGGCGGCGGGTTGGGATGGTTTGAGTTTGCTGTCGCAACGCCGGTTGTTTTGTGGGGGGGATGGCCGTTCTTTCAACGGGGATGGGCTTCGATCGCCAGCCGCAACCTGAATATGTTTACGCTGATCGCTATTGGGTCGGGCGCGGCGTATCTGTATAGCGTTGTGGCCGTGGTCGCTCCGGGAGTCTTTCCGGTGTCGTTCCGCATGGCGGACGGGATGGTTGGGCTCTATTTTGAAGCAGCGGCGGTGATCACCGTGCTGGTGCTGCTGGGGCAGGTGCTGGAGTTGAAGGCGCGGAGCCAGACGGGCTCGGCGATCAAGGCGCTGCTGGGACTGGCTCCGAAGACGGCACGGCGGGTCAACGCCGATGGAAGTGAGCATGATGTCGACCTCGCCGAGGTGCATGTTGGCGACCGCTTGCGGGTCAGGCCGGGCGAGCGGGTGCCGACCGACGGCATCGTGATCGATGGGGCAAGTTCGGTCGATGAGTCGATGGTCAGCGGTGAGCCGATTCCGGTGCAGAAGGAGAAGGACGCGAAGGTGATCGGTGGGACCATCAATGGGACGGGGACGTTCACCATGAAGACGGAGCGCGTCGGAGCCGATACGCTGCTGGCGCAGATCGTGAAGATGGTGAGTGAGGCGCAGCGGACGCGCGCACCGATCCAGCGGCTGGCAGACCGTGTGGCTGCGTACTTTGTGCCGGCGGTCTTGCTGGCTGCTGCAGTTACGTTCGCTGCATGGGCGATCTATGGACCGGCACCGCAGTATGCTCATGCCCTGGTGAATGCTGTAGCGGTGCTGATCATCGCGTGTCCGTGTGCGCTGGGACTGGCCACGCCGATGGCGATCATGGTGGGCACGGGCCGGGGAGCACACGAGGGCATCCTGTTTCGCAATGCCGAATCGCTCGAGACGATGGAGAAGGTCGACACGCTGGTGGTCGACAAGACTGGGACGCTGACCGAGGGTAAGCCGAAGGTGAACTCGGTTGCGGCGGCGGGGGGATTTGACGAGACCGCAGTTCTTCGGTTCGCGGCGAGCCTGGAGAAGGCGAGTGAGCATCCGCTGGCTGCGGCGGTGCTCGCGGCAGCGCGGGAGCGCGGGCTAGAGCCGGCAGCGGTGGAGGGCTTCCAATCTGCGACGGGTACAGGTATCTCGGGTACTGTCGAGGGGAGAAGCGTGATCGTGGGGAATGCCTCTGGCATCGCGAAGTCTGGCGCATCGATTGACGGATTGCGCGAACGGGCCGAGGCGATGCAGCGCGAGGGGCAGACGGTGATGTACGTCGCCGTCGATGGCGCTTTGGCGGGATTGATAGCGGTTGCCGACCCGATCAAGGCGACGACGGAAGAGGCTCTGAGGCAGCTGCGGGACAAAGGCGTCAAGGTCATCATGGTGACGGGCGACAACCAAGCTACGGCTGCGGCGGTCGCGGGCAGACTGGGAATCGAGTTTGAGGCAGACGTGCTGCCGCAGCGGAAGGCCGAGATCGTGAAGCGTCTGCAATCGGAAGGCCGGATCGTTGCGATGGCGGGCGACGGAGTCAATGACGCTCCGGCGCTGGCGCAGGCAAACGTGGGCATTGCGATGGGTACGGGAACCGACATAGCGATGGAGGCGGGCGGAGTGACGTTGGTGCGTGGCGACCTGCGCGGGGTCGCTAAGGCTCATGCGTTAAGCCGGGCGACGATGCGAAATATCCGGCAGAATCTATTCTTCGCCTTCTTCTACAACGCGATAGGTGTTCCGGTTGCGGGCGGCGTACTGTTTCCCTTCCTGGGCGTTCTCTTGAGTCCAATGATCTCTGCTGCAGCTATGAGCTTCAGCTCAGTTTCAGTGATCGCGAACTCCCTGCGCCTGCGCTCCACCAGGATCTAA